TCAGAAAAAAAGTGCCCTGGGGAAGTTTCTGGAAACGAGTTCTTAACAGAATTGCCATTTCAGTGACCAACACTACTGGCTCCCCTGTTATCGATGGATGGCAACCCTACCTGATAGATTTACAGAGATGAgcttgttattgtttttgaaGTCCTAGTCAGaagataaatatttaatgatatTAAAGACAATGCATAGCTGAAGAATACAAATCACAAATTAGAAATATCAGATCATTTCATATCGTCTATATTGATTCGCTTTCCAAGgctttttcactttttgtaTTGTAATTCTTCAGTGACTTTTCTCTATCGAATTGAACAAACGCCTTTGCAAGCGAATCGCAATTGAGTTCTCAAGCTataaggttgagattcagcatacaaaCAAAGAGACAAAGACGCCGCGCAAGTTtcttgacccatgttgccacgccccctctaacgccctaaaccCGCCAAATCGGTCAAACCCACAatttggaacaatttttaaaatgtttcttATTATATTTTCCAATATTTCTTGATAttccagaaaaatgatgaaatttcgcgttcgcattcacactagctgagtaacgggtatctgatagtcggtcaactcgactatagcattctctcttgttttgaATTGGCTTTTTTAAAAGATATAAATTCAAAATGTAAGGACTAGGCGGACCTTGCGTTCATTCGTACTAACTAACTAATTAAATGGCTATAGACCAATGTAGAAAGGTACATAATCAATTGGTATTATCAATCCTGAAAGCCTTGGTGAAATCCTAAGCTAAGGACAGCAAACTAGTTCAAACAATGTGAACTTTACGGAAAGAGAAAGAAGCAAAGACTCAACCCTGGTGCAGAACCTCGCTAAAAGCTACACCATACTTTCGAATTTTACTATGAAGCGCTAAAATTGCGTAGATTTTAAATTTCCGTAATCGAAGCAAACTAGCAGCGAAACCCTTAATAAACAAGACATGACATTTTCACAGAATATAAAGCCAATAGGTAAACCAATTGCAAACAGCCATTCATATGGATAATTGCGTCATGTTCGGGGTTCGTGCTATATGACCGCATTTTCCGATTGGTTCAACCTAAACAGAAGCACCTCTACGTGATCATAAGCCAAACGAGCCGATCCGAGGTGTAGATAACCATATACCCAATTGCATAAGTCGCCCCAATAGTCGTAGCGCCCAGCTAACTAGATTTATTAGTCCTTGCATTTCTAGAAGGTTAAGGGGAACTTCTTGGGCTGCTCCGGGATTGCGCCTTTCGATGTCGATGTAGCTGGCTTGGTGGAGCCACTGGTCTCATTTAGATCCTGCACTTCATTCTCCTCCATCAGCACGGGCATAGCAAAATTGGCAATTGGGGGGTTAATCGAGTTGCGGCGGACAAGCGAGTAGCGGCGGTTGGGAGCTCGCTTAGGTGGATCATCCGGGAACTCGTTGGTAATAGAATTACGACGACGCGGCTGCGCCGGCGACGGGGTGGTGTTACAAGCTTGGGAGAAATGACCATCCAACCAGAGGCCTTTGATTTCGGCATAGGTCTGGTAGTTGCCCACAAAAGCTGGCTGGGGCAGATGGGGATAGTACTTCAGGTTGCTGGCAAAGAACGGCTCATTCGAGGTGGAAGCCACAGCCTGTTTTGGTTTCATGCTGGCCAATGGACGGGTCAGGTTCTCTGCGGCACGATTGGTGCGCTCGAATCGCGAAAAGAACACAGTCTTCTTTTGAACCGCATTGGTCGGGCCATCTGCGACACGATCGGTGTGGATGAATCGCGAAAAGGACACAGTCTTATTTTTCACCCCATTGGACGTGGCAAAACTTGGCTCGGGAGAACTCTTGTTCATCTGCAAGGTAATACAATTTTAGGCAAGACGCAAAATACCAATATTACACTCTTGAACCTACCCAAATGGATGCCGGTAGATTCGTTTCCATTTTGTGCTTCATTATGACTTGGCGCAGTCTTGGTTATTTAAGTAACgaataaatacaatttgccGATTATAGAGCGATACACTGGTCGTAGTCCTCAGTCGTAATGACTTGTCCTTTTGGCTCAGAAAAAAAGTGCCCTGGGGAAGTTTCTGGAAACGAGTTCTTAACAGAATTGCCATTTCAGTGACCAACACTACTGGCTCCCCTGTTATCGATGGATGGCAACCCTACCTGATAGATTTACAGAGATGAgcttgttattgtttttgaaGTCCTAGTCAGAAGTTCAAGATTTTTAGATATTGAAGACAAGGCATGTCAGAAGAATACAAATCTCGAATTAGAAATATCAGATCATTTCATATCGTTTATATTGATTCGCCTTCCAAGACTTTTTCACTTTGTATTGTAATTCTTCAGTGACTCTTCTCAATTGAATTGAACAAACGCCTTTGCAATCTCGAATTAGTAATATCAGATCATTTCATTCGCTTTCCAAGGCTTTCTCTATCAAATTAAACAACGCCTTTGCAAGCGAATCGCGAACAGTTGAGTTCTCAAGCACTTAGTTCTGGCGTTTGGTTAATTCACGCTGCATTGGCAATCACAAAAAGTTGGTCAGTGCAGGATTTGTGGAACAGAGCATAAACAAGTTTTGCAGTCTCGGATTGGCCAAACTAAAAAATATGACACAGTGACACCAATTCCTTTGTTTACATACATAGTTTGCATCTCTTGAGTCATTTTGAGTTTTGTTATTAttggtatatttatttacatttatgaTTTAGTATGAAAAATGGAGTAAATAAGTTTCTGGTGTAGAGTTCTTAGCAGAATTGTAATTTCAGTGACCAACACTACTGGATCCTCTGTTATCGATAGGATGACAACCCTTCCTGAAAGTGCTTTCACTTTATTGAGATATGCTTGTCATTGTGTTTGCAGTCCTAGTCAGAAGTTGTAGTAAGATTGAACTGGTGAGGAAAGGACCTTAAGCAGTTTGAAGTAAATAACTACTTAAACGCAGTATCAGTACAGTTAAcaagtttaattttaaactatTATTTCGGAGACTTATTAATTACCAAAGATACATGAAATTGGGTAAGATTGTGTGCTATGGCATATTATTAAGCATTGATTGTTGAGGTATGCACCACTGTGCACCAAACAGCTGTTTGGTGTCGAAGCAAGCCGCTGATTGAAAGCTTGACAGCTCAGATAGCCGCCGACAGAGATGGCACTATGTGGGGCGATAAGGACAGCAGCATCAACACCGGGCTCCGTGACCAGATGATGACACTCGAATTGGGTTAGGCGCAATATGCGAACCTTATTCCAAATACGAGGCATGCGTCAGCGCTCGCGCTTTTCTTTGTTCTGCGAAAGCGAAGTCGACTGGGGCAGCGAAAGCGCTGATATGGAATACCTCGTATCTCGCTGGGCAGCAGGGCGTATTGTATCCACGAATTGAGAACACTCTGTCCCAAAGAATATGGTATTTGCGGCGCAACGAAATGGTGGCATGCATAGGTGCTCCTTGCGGCACAAAGCCTTTAGTGTTGTGCACCCCTGACTATGTACAATTCCCACGTAATCTCTGTGGAAGTGGTGCTGATAATCATGGTTAAGAGGTACCCAATAGTCGGGACCCGTGGCTCGCTTTCGTGCTCACGGCGCTCTCCTGCGCATTTGAACTCTTTGGCGCTGTTATATTCTTGGAATTATGCACAAAGACTATAGACTATATGGCACTTGCATAAAGCGACTGACTGGCTGCGGGTTCATTCCGTTCGGAAATCAAGAGAGAGCAGCGCTGCCTTCTGTCGGCTGCGACGTCGACAGAGCTAGAAGCGGCAGCCACATTGCTGCCAGTCCATTTTTGAGCTTCAATCATACGCGGGCACTTTGTTGTTGTAGGTCCAAGCAGTTGGGCGGTGCGCTAGGCTAACCGTTATATTCTTGTTAATAATAGGACTGATTTAAATAAGTTGCGCGTGCATTGTGCTTACGAAAGTAGATTCAGTGTGCAAATGACTGGCGAAACAGCGAGTTCCCAATTTGGTGCCATTTTCTCGATTTTCATGGCCCGGGATTTACTTTCGAGTGCTGCGTCGTAGAACGTTGTTTTTTCTATTTTGCTCCCCAAGAAGTGACGTCGAACGGGaaatatacaatatacatACGACTCTTTTGCTTTTCCGCGTTTTTATTGTGCTTATTTTTTATGTGCGTGCGACAGCCAGTGCCCAGAAAATAACTCTAAACGATGAGAGTAGTGCTGATGCAACCAGAAGAAATAGTGATGCAAACAGAGCCATAAGTAGTGGCAGCCAAACACGAAACTGTCCTTGGAGGAACAATGGTGCAGCTTAAGGAGCAACAGCAAACGAAGCAGTAAGCAGCCACAAGCAAACACAGGAGGCGCAACATTAGCATTCAGAGCAAAAAAATCCCAGGCAAAACAGGCAGTGCAAAATGCTGCTGGCGGATATCGGGCAACATGAAAACATGCTACCGCCCCCCTACGTAGCAGCAATCAAGCGAAAGACCGATCCAGAGCAACCGCAGCAACGCAAGCAGCACAGGAGCAACATCCTCggaagcaacaacagcagcagcatcaacggCGACACACGACACCTTCAGAGGCAGCAGGGCAAAATGTATTACAACTCCAGTTCACGACCCTTTTGGAGAAAATGCAGATCGGCCGCCCCAACGAATCTCATGACCACAATACCCACTAACAACGACTTGTGcaacacagcagcagcggcagcatcaGCGGCAACATGTGAGTTTGTGATTCTTTGCCTCTTTACTTTGCGCTGTTCTGCCTGTTTATTCAGCGTTCGCTTTTTGTTATGATGCGGCCTAATCGCAGGCCACACGTTTCGGGTGTACGTTCAAAAACAGCTGTGCACACTTGCAGCAGTCAGCTGATTGCCAGCCCCACACGCACAGTGGTGCAAAGCACATACATAAGCGACATATCGCTGCCACACATACTGCACATCCATCGGGGGCTGGGAGTTAcatacatttttgaaatattccGAGCGACCAATATATTCATTTGTTTGCTTCTTCTGCGACTTAGTTCTCCAGCTTGTTATACACAACAAATTCCTGCgccaaatttatgcaaaacaCTTTGTGTCCATGCATCATTGATGGCTTCCATTTGACAAACTTATTTGAATAAAATGTATTCTTATCGAAGGCAATTAGTTGGCTTATCGCCGAGACCTGGGGAATGTTACAGCTCCAGACTGAGAACAATATGAACTATAAAAGTGGTACCACTGTACCGCCGACCAGGGCCAACAGGGCAAATGCAAAGTGCTTAACTTGACCGGTCAAGGATTTTGCGGAGAAAATAAAGCATCATCtcaccaccaccaacaccaccatcatcatcatcatcgttgcggcctttgttgttgtcgctgtgAACGTCATGATGATCGCATGCAATAAATGCgccggcaacaacaatgaaGTCAACAACAATCACAAAGGAGCGAGGGAGAGGCAACGCACTCGCGAGGTCAAAGTACGTCAATGAACTTCGGTGCCGAAAGAAAAGTTTGTTTTCGAGGTTGAATTTAATGGCAGGAGAAATGGTTTTGTTCGGCTACTGTTATttgggtttgtttttgtttttgcttctggttcttttttcgatttttttggcaatggcattggcattggcaaAAACATCAGCAGTTTCTACTTAGCGCCCCATATCGAAAGCTcgcgaaataaaataaacaataggTTCAATGCACCTAAGACGCAGTAGAATTCAGTTTGAGAAAGCTCCCTTGATATCTGCGAAAGCTGCTCACTCGTTTGGCCTTCAGAACTCGGAAACGTAAATCGCATATCGCATCAAATGCACAAGCACCACCCGCGCTTACTACCCTTATATTAATGTATAGGAATCACtaaatgatcggatagttttcGCATTCTTGGCGCAACTTAGACCGCATTGCGTATATCACATGTGTGACATCACGTTAAGTATACGACATGTGTGACGTCACGTTAAGTATACCACAGGTGTGACATCGCGTTAAGTATACGACATGTGTGATGTGTCTCCCGCGCACTCCCACTAGCTGCGTAaaaggtatctgatagtcgaggagcTCTTTTATCTTACTCTACCATTTTCGCTTTCACCCAAAGAACGTCTAGTTTTCGCGTGCGCAGCATCCAACTAAATCGCATTAAGTATACCACCTGTGTGACTGCTGACAAGCAAAGTAATTCTTACTGCTTTAAAATAACTCGTATACATATTCCTGCTCTCCGAGGATTAATAATCGAAAAGGCGATTAAAAACCAAGCCAATAAAGTCAACTTCCGGAAGAGAACTGTCAGAGTGCTTCGATTTCCGCATAAGTTCGCCGCTGCATGCTGCACTTTATCTCAGTGTCATTTGTGGCTTTTATATGCATGTTTTCGGGATCTCTGTGGGTTTTGGCTACCCGGCAGACAGGTGGCTCTCAAGATAAGCGGGGGATCCGATACCCGCCTCCCTTTCGCAAACGTGTTTGCAAACGGATCGTACACGAAAGTCGGGGCCGTGTGCCAAGtgtacatacacatatgtacatacaaatatGTCTGCGGATTACTTCCTGTGGCAGATGAACAAAGAAGCTGCGAGCAGAGGCGCGAGGCATGATAGGAAGAGCGCGACAGACAGGAAGCGCGAAAACAATTCAcagttgttcttaataattatTTGTATGGCCCGAGACCATGAGCCACGATTGCCACGCACACAGCGTGCCGGTGATAATACGCAATTTATTGATTGTTGGGGGACAGGTCGCTTGCAAGAGCTTGTAACAGCTTGCAACAGCGAAACGAAGCCACCTTATTCAGATGAACAATGAAGTTCGAACTTAAACGCCACAATAACTATCTAATGGATGACTAAGCTCGGTGGGTCTGGCCCATCGACTTTGGCCCTACCCCAATAATTTCCGCTGCAGGCAGTCAAGCGCTCGCaggggcggtgggtggtgtaTGATGGGGGTGTGTTCCGTATGTTCCGTGTGTTCCGTGAGAAGAAAGCTCCGGTTCAATCACCCACAAACACCTGATTCTACAAAGCCACGCGCGCCAGTGGATGTTGTTGCTTATCTGCGGCCAGCGGAAAGTTCAAGCACCTGTGGCAGGCAGCTGCCTCTCTGCCCGCCAACCGCCACCCGCGTCCTTGAGTGTGCCGCATTGCAACAGAAGTTGAGCTCTCACTTTCGCTGAGCGGCATGTgctatacatatatgtacgtcCACTCGTACCACACGGACGTCGCTCTTGCCGCAAATCGCGCACTCTCCTTCTCTGTGACCGATTAGAGTGCACACGCTCGGCTGTTTGCGAGCAAAAATATACACA
The Drosophila mauritiana strain mau12 chromosome X, ASM438214v1, whole genome shotgun sequence DNA segment above includes these coding regions:
- the LOC117146842 gene encoding uncharacterized protein LOC117146842; translated protein: MKHKMETNLPASIWMNKSSPEPSFATSNGVKNKTVSFSRFIHTDRVADGPTNAVQKKTVFFSRFERTNRAAENLTRPLASMKPKQAVASTSNEPFFASNLKYYPHLPQPAFVGNYQTYAEIKGLWLDGHFSQACNTTPSPAQPRRRNSITNEFPDDPPKRAPNRRYSLVRRNSINPPIANFAMPVLMEENEVQDLNETSGSTKPATSTSKGAIPEQPKKFPLTF